The Oxyura jamaicensis isolate SHBP4307 breed ruddy duck chromosome 8, BPBGC_Ojam_1.0, whole genome shotgun sequence genome has a segment encoding these proteins:
- the LRRC8C gene encoding volume-regulated anion channel subunit LRRC8C, whose amino-acid sequence MIPVTEFRQFSEQQPAFRVLKPWWDVFTDYLSVAMLMIGVFGCTLQVMQDKIICLPKRVQPCQNQSNSSNAFSTIPDTTPLPPPKPSTPPATVEMKGLKTDLDLQQYSFINQVCYERALHWYAKYFPYLVLIHTLVFMLCSNFWFKFPGSSSKIEHFISILGKCFDSPWTTRALSEVSGEDSEEKDNRKNNINKSNTIQPSAEGTLVKTQSLKSIPEKLVVDKGTPGALDKKEGEQAKALFEKVKKFRLHVEEGDILYVMYVRQTVLKVIKFLIIIAYNTALVSEVNFTVVCNVDIEDMTGYKNFCCNHTMAHLFSKLSYCYLCFVSIYGLTCLYTLYWLFYRSLKEYSFEYVRQETGIDDIPDVKNDFAFMLHMIDQYDPLYSKRFAVFLSEVSENKLKQLNLNNEWTADKLRQRLQMNSHSHLELQLFMLSGLPDTVFEITELQSLKLEIINNVMIPATIAQLDNLQELSLHQCSVKIHSAALAFLKENLKILSVKFDDIRELPHWMYGLRNLEELYLIGSLSHDISKNITLESFRELKSLKVLYIKSNLSKIPQSAVDVSSHLQKLCIHNDGTKLVMLNNLKKMVNLTQLELVHCDLERIPHAVFSLLSLQELDLKENNLKSIEEIVSFQHLRKLTILKLWYNSITYIPEHIKKLTSLERLSFSHNKIEVLPSHLFLCNKIRYLDLSYNDIRFIPPEIGVLQSLQYFSITCNKVESVPDELYFCKKLKTLKIGKNNLSVLSPKIGNLVFLSHLDIKGNHFEILPAELGECRSLKRTGFTVEDTLFETLPSDVREQMKAE is encoded by the exons ATGATTCCCGTGACCGAGTTTCGCCAGttctcagagcagcagccagcgtTCAGAGTGCTGAAGCCCTGGTGGGATGTGTTCACGGACTATCTCTCCGTCGCCATGCTGATGATCGGTGTGTTTGGGTGCACGCTGCAG gTCATGCAAGACAAGATAATATGCCTTCCGAAACGAGTACAGCCTTGTCAGAACCAATCTAATAGCTCAAATGCGTTTAGTACAATCCCAGACACAACCCCTCTTCCTCCACCCAAGCCATCCACTCCTCCAGCTACAGTTGAAATGAAAGGGCTGAAGACTGATTTGGACCTTCAACAATACAGCTTTATAAATCAGGTGTGCTATGAACGTGCCCTACACTGGTATGCCAAGTACTTCCCTTACCTTGTCCTTATACACACGCTTGTCTTCATGCTGTGTAGTAACTTTTGGTTCAAATTCCCTGGGTCGAGCTCTAAAATTGAACACTTCATTTCAATACTTGGGAAATGTTTTGATTCTCCCTGGACAACGAGAGCCTTATCCGAAGTATCAGGAGAAGACTCTGAAGAGAAAGATAACAGGAAGAACAACATAAACAAGTCTAATACTATCCAGCCAAGCGCTGAAGGCACTTTGGTCAAGACACAGTCTTTAAAATCAATCCCCGAGAAGCTGGTTGTGGATAAGGGAACGCCTGGGGCATTAGACAAGAAAGAAGGTGAACAGGCCAAAGCACTGTTTGAAAAGGTGAAGAAATTTAGACTGCATGTTGAGGAGGGTGACATACTCTATGTCATGTATGTTCGCCAGACTGTGCTTAAGGTAATTAAATTCCTTATTATTATTGCATACAACACAGCACTCGTCTCAGAAGTTAATTTTACAGTAGTCTGTAATGTTGATATAGAAGACATGACAGGATACAAGAATTTTTGCTGTAATCACACGATGGCACATCTATTCTCTAAACTCTCCTATTGCTACCTGTGCTTTGTAAGCATCTATGGCCTCACATGCCTTTATACCTTATACTGGTTGTTCTATCGCTCGCTGAAAGAATATTCCTTCGAATATGTTCGGCAAGAGACAGGAATTGATGATATCCCAGATGTCAAGAACGACTTTGCTTTTATGCTTCATATGATAGATCAGTATGATCCTCTCTATTCCAAGAGGTTTGCTGTCTTCCTGTCTGAAGTCAGTGAAAATAAGCTGAAACAGCTGAACTTAAACAATGAGTGGACTGCAGATAAATTGAGACAGCGGCTACAGATGAACTCCCATAGCCATTTGGAGCTACAGCTTTTCATGCTCTCTGGACTACCAGACACTGTTTTTGAAATTACTGAGCTGCAGTCTTTAAAGCTTGAAATTATTAACAATGTAATGATACCAGCGACCATTGCACAGTTGGACAATCTCCAGGAGCTCTCATTACACCAATGTTCTGTGAAGATCCACAGTGCTGCCTTGGCATTTCTGAAGGAGAATCTCAAGATCTTGAGCGTCAAGTTTGACGACATCAGAGAACTTCCCCACTGGATGTATGGCCTCAGAAATTTGGAAGAGCTCTATTTAATCGGCTCCCTAAGTCACGATATTTCCAAAAACATTACGCTGGAGTCTTTTCGGGAACTTAAAAGCCTTAAAGTTCTTTacataaaaagtaatttgtctAAAATCCCACAATCTGCTGTCGATGTTTCAAGTCATCTTCAAAAATTGTGCATCCATAATGATGGCACTAAGCTGGTGATGCTCAACAACCTGAAGAAGATGGTCAACTTGACACAGCTGGAATTGGTTCACTGTGATTTGGAGCGCATACCTCACGCAGTCTTCAGCCTTCTCAGTCTTCAGGAGTtggatttaaaggaaaacaacctCAAATCAATTGAAGAAATAGTAAGTTTTCAACATCTGAGAAAACTGACAATCCTAAAGCTGTGGTACAACAGTATAACATACATCCCAGAGCATATAAAGAAACTCACTAGTCTCGAACGGCTTTCCTTCAGCCATAACAAAATAGAGGTTCTTCCATCCCACCTATTCCTATGCAACAAAATCAGATATTTGGATCTGTCTTACAATGACATTCGCTTTATCCCACCTGAAATAGGAGTTCTTCAGAGTTTACAGTACTTTTCCATTACTTGCAACAAAGTGGAGAGTGTGCCAGATGAACTATACTTTTGCAAAAAACTTAAGACTCtgaaaattgggaaaaataacTTGTCAGTCCTTTCACCTAAAATTGGTAATTTGGTATTCCTCTCCCACTTGGATATTAAAGGCAATCACTTTGAAATTCTCCCAGCTGAACTTGGTGAATGTAGGTCTTTGAAGAGGACTGGTTTCACTGTAGAGGACACCTTGTTTGAAACGTTGCCTTCTGATGTCAGGGAACAAATGAAAGCTGAATAA